A part of Ooceraea biroi isolate clonal line C1 chromosome 10, Obir_v5.4, whole genome shotgun sequence genomic DNA contains:
- the LOC105286196 gene encoding LOW QUALITY PROTEIN: EF-hand domain-containing protein 1 (The sequence of the model RefSeq protein was modified relative to this genomic sequence to represent the inferred CDS: inserted 1 base in 1 codon; deleted 2 bases in 1 codon; substituted 2 bases at 2 genomic stop codons) — MAGLPLLPGYTFRDVSVSIRTIXVAYFRFFIGESVKRTRGLSIYHFEKSNPSSRSXKNIXLSSLYFHKVRDYKLPHKLDVLNGFPVVRDTKYGIGRKPTDAASVRYADAPDPVEYDPSLTYGRLPRHAYRRFVPHYAVFAQKCLRFKAYFRQEVLNSPHEHYRLRHVNIIYYLEDDTLCVIEPVVDNAGFQQGKLVRRDRVRKSAKGDLFIWKDFNVGIDACIYGTVYHIVDCDPFTKEFLTSQGIDVGERESLPVDPYTEQRNIKSTTTPTTTIIDDPRRRFLQYDGMVLSFDATWNGDRYRVMYFPTDDTVAIGEIHERNDGKDPVPMLLRRTRVPKDWKNLPARHPSIYMEYGDPEVVEYCTPRDFRLGETILLFGRSFLLHDCDAFTRKYYSDVLGTPQPSAVPLPTRAERPAPRHDVPPHIKFGSPEDTYASCLSFLPRAPRKNVIRQLANFPKKLRYSARMDAAHPEDEHRDFVLEYNLSDGAVRINEIEKRNSGRHEGCFLSSRRVPKPGTGRDDPEYYTPRDFFIGARIDVFNHRFIITGADLFVYRYVEANRDKFCQEVRENLRNYFLQQGMLRDDVDVEAGKKQAEDERKLLANAKALEDDVDVNACTGEKFRTAPVVEN, encoded by the exons ATGGCAGGTCTGCCCCTTTTACCGGGATATACTTTTCGAGACGTCAGTGTGAGTATTCGAACAA GCGTTGCGTATTTCCGTTTTTTTATAGGCGAATCTGTTAAAAGAACACGTGGATTGTCAATTTATCATTTCGAGAAGTCGAATCCAAGTAGTAGGtcgtaaaagaatatataattaagttctttatat ttccaTAAGGTGAGGGATTACAAATTGCCACACAAACTCGATGTCCTAAATGGTTTTCCTGTAGTACGCGACACTAAATACGGCATCGGAAGGAAGCCGACAGACGCAGCATCCGTTCGGTATGCCGACGCTCCAGACCCTGTGGA GTACGATCCATCGCTAACTTACGGTCGCTTGCCTCGCCACGCGTATCGACGATTCGTGCCCCATTATGCAGTATTCGCACAAAAGTGCCTACGTTTTAAGGCCTACTTTCGTCAGGAAGTCTTGAATTCTCCGCACGAGCATTATCGCCTGCGCCacgtaaacattatttattatctggaAGACGATACGCTCTGTGTGATTGAGCCTGTGGTCGACAATGCCGGTTTCCAGCAGGGAAAGCTGGTGAGGCGCGACAGAGTTCGAAAGAGTGCCAAAGGAGACTTATTTATCTGGAAAGACTTCAACGTCGGAATTgacgcgt GCATTTATGGGACTGTTTATCACATTGTCGACTGCGACCCATTCACCAAAGAGTTCCTGACGAGCCAGGGTATCGACGTGGGTGAGAGGGAGAGCCTGCCCGTGGATCCTTACACGGAGCAACGCAACATCAAGTCAACGACGACACCGACGACGACAATCATCGATGATCCCAGGCGACGCTTTCTCCAATACGACGGCATGGTGTTGTCGTTCGATGCCACGTGGAACGGCGATCGCTACCGGGTGATGTACTTTCCGACGGACGACACCGTAGCGATCGGTGAGATACATGAGCGCAACGACGGCAAAGACCCCGTGCCGATGCTACTCAGGCGAACACGCGTGCCGAAGGACTGGAAGAATCTGCCGGCCCGGCATCCGAGCATCTACATGGAGTATGGTGATCCTGAAGTCGTCGAGTACTGTACACCGCGCGATTTTAGA TTGGGCGAGACGATTCTCTTGTTCGGCCGGAGCTTCCTGCTGCACGACTGCGACGCCTTTACGCGCAAGTATTACTCCGACGTGCTGGGTACGCCGCAACCGAGCGCGGTTCCACTTCCCACGAGAGCGGAGAGGCCGGCGCCGAGGCACGACGTGCCGCCGCACATAAAATTCGGCAGTCCCGAGGATACGTATGCCAGCTGCCTCTCCTTCCTGCCGAGAGCGCCAAGGAAGAACGTCATTCGTCAGCTGGCGAATTTCCCGAAGAAACTGCGCTATTCCGCGCGGATGGACGCGGCGCATCCGGAGGATGAGCATCGCGACTTCGTGTTGGAGTACAATCTGAGCGACGGTGCCGTTCGGATCAACGAGATCGAGAAGCGCAATTCCGGCCGGCACGAGGGCTGCTTCCTGTCCTCGCGGCGCGTACCAAAGCCGGGCACGGGAAGGGACGATCCGGAGTATTACACGCCGCGGGACTTCTTCATTGGCGCGCGCATCGACGTGTTCAATCATCGTTTTATCATTACCGGGGCTGATTTGTTCGTGTATCGGTACGTCGAGGCTAACCGCGATAAGTTTTGCCAGGAAGTGCGAGAAAACCTGCGGAATTACTTCCTGCAGCAAGGTATGCTGCGGGACGACGTGGACGTCGAGGCTGGAAAAAAACAAGCCGAGGATGAGCGGAAACTTCTCGCGAATGCGAAAGCTCTCGAGGACGATGTCGACGTGAACGCATGCACGGGCGAGAAATTTCGTACGGCCCCAGTCGTGGAGAATTAA
- the LOC113562750 gene encoding sodium-dependent phosphate transporter 2-like, with amino-acid sequence MSIPYDESLIWIVVVGFIVAFILAFGIGANDVANSFGTSVGAGVLTIFQACILATFFEIAGAVLIGYKVSDTVRKGILDVSLYEGHEKELMIGLMSSLAGSGIWLLLATAFRLPISGTHSIVGATVGFSLVCKGTAGVKWIALVHIAASWFASPVLSGFVSFVIFWILKTFVLQSNKPFEQGLRILPVAYGLTVAVNVLSVALDGPKLLMLDQMPWWGSLIAALLLGSLVALIVHVFVVPWQNRRILLVSRDNAEKAATTTTHFGACQDQKETTVLSVISEGPCSDSSSNGNAKSELTVVPQLRGNSSESPLLMSTQVDAENAEADAGVDEEQPEVSRLFAFLQVLTAAFGSFAHGGNDVSNAIGPLIGLWAVYAEGSARQEAGTPLLILLYGGLGIAAGLWVWGRRVIRTLGQDLARITPTTGFAIEVGAAVTVLLASKIGLPVSTTHCKVGSVVCVGWASRGGEGVSWRLFRNIAFAWLITVPVAGCLSAGCMAIFRQTMSL; translated from the exons ATGAGTATACCGTACGATGAGAGCTTAATCTGGATAGTAGTGGTCGGGTTTATAGTAGCGTTCATCCTGGCGTTCGGCATCGGCGCGAACGACGTCGCCAACAGCTTCGGGACGAGCGTCGGTGCCGGGGTGCTCACGATATTCCAAGCCTGCATCTTGGCGACCTTCTTTGAGATCGCCGGTGCCGTACTGATAGGATATAAG GTTTCTGATACAGTGCGAAAGGGCATACTGGACGTCTCGTTGTATGAGGGCCACGAGAAGGAGTTGATGATAGGGTTGATGTCCAGTCTAGCCGGGTCCGGTATCTGGCTACTGCTGGCAACCGCGTTCCGACTTCCAATTTCCGGTACGCATTCCATTGTTGGTGCTACCGTTGGATTTTCGCTCGTGTGCAAGGGTACCGCCGGG GTAAAGTGGATAGCTCTTGTTCACATAGCGGCATCCTGGTTCGCCAGCCCCGTGCTCAGCGGATTCGTGTCCTTCGTTATCTTCTGGATCCTGAAAACATTCGTGCTTCAGTCCAACAAACCGTTTGAACAGGGTCTCCGTATCCTCCCCGTAGCGTACGGTCTGACTGTTGCCGTTAACGTTCTGTCGGTTGCACTCGACGGACCTAAAT TGTTAATGCTGGATCAGATGCCATGGTGGGGTAGTTTGATAGCCGCTTTGTTGTTGGGCTCGCTCGTCGCGTTGATCGTGCACGTATTCGTGGTGCCGTGGCAGAACAGGAGGATACTGCTGGTATCGCGCGACAACGCTGAGaaggcggcgacgacgacgacgcactTTGGCGCCTGCCAGGACCAAAAGGAGACGACGGTGTTGTCGGTGATCTCGGAGGGTCCTTGCAgcgacagcagcagcaacggcaACGCAAAGTCAGAATTGACGGTAGTGCCGCAGTTGCGCGGTAACAGTAGCGAGAGTCCATTATTGATGTCTACCCAGGTAGATGCGGAAAACGCGGAGGCAGACG CCGGCGTAGATGAGGAACAGCCAGAGGTATCGAGACTGTTCGCTTTCCTGCAAGTGCTCACCGCGGCGTTCGGCAGCTTCGCGCACGGCGGCAACGACGTTAGCAACGCTATCGGGCCGCTCATCGGGCTGTGGGCCGTCTACGCCGAAGGCTCGGCCCGACAAGAGGCCGGGACTCCTTTACTCATACTGCTGTACGGCGGCCTAGGTATTGCTGCGGGACTATGGGTGTGGGGACGTAGAGTGATACGGACTTTGGGCCAGGATTTGGCGCGTATCACCCCTACGACTGGATTCGCCATAGAG GTGGGCGCCGCGGTGACGGTCCTGCTAGCGAGTAAAATTGGTCTACCCGTGTCAACAACGCACTGCAAAGTGGGATCGGTGGTGTGCGTGGGATGGGCCTCGCGCGGCGGCGAAGGAGTGTCGTGGCGGCTATTCCGTAATATCGCATTCGCATGGCTGATTACCGTGCCTGTGGCCGGGTGCCTGTCCGCCGGTTGCATGGCGATCTTCCGCCAGACAATGAGTTTGTGA